In the genome of Chryseobacterium oryzae, one region contains:
- the tyrS gene encoding tyrosine--tRNA ligase produces MDNISKLKENVAITLPENGLEEKLKQAHQENRKLIIKLGFDPTAPDLHLGHAVVLKKLKQFQDMGHQIVILVGSFTARIGDPTGKNKSRKPLSVADVQHNAETYLNQLSQIIDVEKAEIVFNSDWLDALSFSEVIQLLSKVTVAQLMHRNDFNKRFTENTPIAMHELVYPILQGYDSVKIKADIEMGGTDQLFNCTMGRQLQETFEMNPQIVMCMPLLRGLDGKEKMSKSLNNIIGLTDEPNEMFGKTMSIPDSLISEFLDLTTDFSVEEKKWIDERLEAGENPMNIKKIIAKNIISQYHNPEEAEQAEEFFVNQFQNKNFEEKAFEPVLISEIVAENNAISLLDLCIQLKNGESKSAIRRLIESGAVQINDEKITEPAENIELKKHTKIKIGKRVFFELV; encoded by the coding sequence ATGGATAACATTAGCAAACTGAAAGAAAACGTTGCCATCACTCTGCCAGAAAATGGCTTGGAAGAAAAACTAAAACAGGCACACCAAGAAAACCGAAAACTCATCATCAAATTAGGCTTTGATCCTACTGCGCCAGATTTGCATTTGGGACATGCCGTAGTACTGAAAAAACTAAAGCAATTTCAGGATATGGGACATCAGATCGTGATTTTGGTCGGTAGTTTTACTGCAAGAATTGGAGATCCTACAGGAAAAAACAAAAGCAGAAAACCACTTTCTGTAGCAGATGTACAACACAACGCCGAAACTTATCTCAACCAATTGTCTCAGATTATTGATGTAGAAAAAGCAGAGATTGTGTTTAATTCGGATTGGCTAGACGCGCTTTCTTTTTCTGAGGTCATCCAGCTATTGTCCAAAGTGACCGTGGCGCAACTGATGCACCGAAACGATTTTAACAAACGATTTACGGAAAACACGCCCATCGCCATGCACGAGTTGGTTTACCCAATTTTGCAAGGTTATGATTCGGTAAAAATAAAAGCCGATATCGAAATGGGCGGTACCGATCAGCTTTTTAACTGTACCATGGGACGACAACTGCAGGAAACCTTTGAAATGAATCCGCAAATTGTGATGTGCATGCCTTTGCTAAGAGGTTTGGATGGCAAAGAAAAAATGAGCAAATCCCTAAACAATATCATTGGCCTGACAGATGAACCTAACGAAATGTTCGGGAAAACCATGTCTATCCCAGACAGCCTGATTTCTGAATTTTTGGACCTCACCACCGATTTTTCTGTCGAGGAGAAAAAATGGATTGATGAACGATTAGAAGCCGGAGAAAACCCAATGAATATTAAAAAAATTATCGCTAAAAATATCATTTCTCAATACCACAATCCGGAAGAAGCAGAACAAGCGGAGGAATTTTTCGTGAATCAGTTTCAGAATAAAAACTTTGAGGAAAAAGCATTTGAGCCTGTTTTGATTTCCGAAATTGTTGCAGAAAATAACGCAATCAGTCTGTTGGATTTGTGCATACAGTTAAAAAATGGGGAATCGAAATCGGCAATCAGACGACTTATAGAAAGTGGAGCGGTACAGATTAATGATGAAAAAATTACCGAACCTGCCGAGAATATCGAACTCAAAAAACATACAAAAATCAAAATCGGAAAAAGAGTTTTTTTTGAACTGGTGTAA
- a CDS encoding efflux RND transporter periplasmic adaptor subunit, which yields MKRLINTNVKRSVLLFAVLVMASACKNSDKETEQPTPSVEAEILTLQPTDAVIDQTFPASLQGKDNVQLRPQISGYIDKIFVDEGAFVRAGQPLFRINASVYREQKNTALASLAMAKSQLASAKLELDKYKVLTDNKVVADFQFKKAKTNYENAKAAVTQQQTLVASADVNLGFSVVKAPVSGYIGRIPNRLGALVGPNDAQPLTTLSQVNEIYAYFSLPENEILKINVTRPGANLLEKLKSFRDITLLLADGKPYNHSGKIDMMDGQFDATTGSVTLRASFPNPESLLRTGNTGRIVMQSTEQNVFKIPLLATYEIQDKLFVGLLNSKNKMERVALKNYIKSGDFYILKSGFKSGDRIIANELSSIPENSIIQPKKVQ from the coding sequence ATGAAGCGTCTTATAAATACAAATGTCAAGCGGTCTGTTTTGCTTTTCGCAGTTCTAGTGATGGCAAGTGCCTGCAAAAACTCCGATAAAGAAACCGAACAACCAACACCAAGTGTAGAGGCAGAGATTCTTACACTACAACCTACCGATGCGGTTATCGACCAGACTTTCCCCGCAAGTTTGCAAGGTAAAGACAACGTGCAGCTTCGGCCACAAATCAGTGGTTATATCGATAAAATCTTTGTGGACGAAGGTGCTTTTGTACGTGCAGGTCAACCACTTTTTCGCATCAATGCCAGTGTTTATCGCGAGCAAAAAAATACGGCTTTGGCTTCTTTGGCAATGGCAAAATCACAGTTGGCATCGGCTAAGTTGGAGTTGGATAAATACAAAGTTCTTACGGATAATAAGGTGGTAGCAGATTTTCAGTTCAAAAAGGCAAAAACCAATTACGAAAATGCCAAAGCGGCGGTAACCCAACAACAGACATTGGTGGCTTCTGCTGATGTTAATTTGGGATTTTCGGTAGTTAAGGCACCGGTTAGCGGCTATATAGGGCGCATCCCAAACCGATTGGGCGCGTTGGTTGGTCCTAATGATGCACAACCCCTTACCACCTTATCTCAGGTAAATGAAATCTATGCTTATTTCTCACTTCCCGAGAATGAAATCCTGAAAATTAATGTGACACGACCAGGCGCTAATCTGTTAGAGAAACTAAAAAGTTTCAGAGACATCACCTTGTTATTGGCGGATGGCAAGCCTTATAACCATTCCGGGAAAATCGATATGATGGATGGTCAGTTTGATGCCACAACGGGTTCGGTTACGCTTCGTGCTTCTTTTCCCAATCCCGAAAGTTTACTCAGAACCGGCAACACAGGGCGGATTGTGATGCAATCTACAGAACAAAATGTATTCAAAATTCCTTTATTGGCAACTTATGAGATTCAGGATAAACTGTTTGTCGGTTTGCTCAACAGCAAGAATAAAATGGAACGTGTCGCCCTCAAAAATTATATCAAATCAGGAGATTTTTACATCCTGAAATCTGGTTTTAAATCCGGAGACAGAATCATTGCCAATGAGCTTTCCAGCATTCCGGAAAATAGTATCATCCAGCCTAAAAAAGTACAATAA
- a CDS encoding efflux RND transporter permease subunit produces MLKTIIKRPVLATVISIILVLLGILGLLRIPMTQFPEIAPPTVFVSGTYPGANAESVIRSVVTPLEQAINGVENMQYMTSNASNDGSFSITIVFKQGVDPDQAAVNVQNRVAQANAQLPSEVIRLGLTTTKQQTSYLMIVNINSDKPEKYDEAFLQNYANINLIPELKRIPGVGNVSLFGAKDYSVRVWINPTKLSSYGLVPADVENAIQQYSFEASPGSLGQETDASLQYVLRYKGKLNKPEEFEKIILRSKNDGSILRLGDVARIEFGLSNYSSDTFTDGKPSVVFAVLQASGSNANDIAIEVGKSLESFQKSVPDGIHFEVIQSMKNRLDASIAQMKSTLIEAFILVFIVVLIFLQDFRSTIIPAIAVPVSIIGTFFFIYLIGFSVNVLTLFALVLAIGIVVDDAIVVVEAVHAKMEETGDDAKTATVSAMSEISGAIISITLVMSAVFLPVGFMEGPAGIFYKQFSYTLAIAILISAVNALTLSPALCALLLKNHQHNNNGKPKKFTQRFSEAFNASFERLTDKYIGAVRFLGKKKIMALGALIVVSLGAFLLMNSSQKGFVPEEDDNNLTFVVNLQAGANLQFITKEMEKATKIVQSLPEVKSVSTVSGFSLFSSGSSPNAAMGFITLKNPKDRGAVSDINDVMHKIENQMKGKIRGEFLIFRNPAVEGFGNAGGVEFVLQDRTSGNINDFENISKKVIEALNKKPEIGMAFTTFRSDFPQYEVILNEDKAQQLGLTPKEVMDALQLYLTGSQTTDFVRFGRLYRVNVRSEAEFRKNEASLDNIMIRNNQNEMVPISTLVTLKKVFGPQGISRYNLYNSISINVNAANGASTGKVMAVIDEVLKKDLPKGYSYEYNGLSLQEKKSGSQMVFIFGLSILFVYFLLSAQYESYLLPLAVMLSLPTGILGVFLATGFAGIDNNIYVQIALIMLVGLLAKNAILIVEFAIQQRKSGLSVFEAGLAGAKMRLRPILMTSFAFVAGLVPLMFATGGTAIGNKSISISAAGGMLSGVLLGVLIIPVLYMIFQTLQDRISGVK; encoded by the coding sequence ATGTTAAAAACAATCATAAAAAGACCGGTACTGGCTACCGTTATTTCCATTATATTGGTTTTGTTGGGGATTTTGGGATTGTTACGAATCCCGATGACGCAGTTTCCGGAAATTGCGCCGCCTACCGTTTTTGTATCCGGAACTTACCCGGGCGCAAATGCCGAAAGTGTAATTCGGTCTGTTGTTACACCTTTGGAACAAGCGATAAATGGGGTAGAAAATATGCAGTATATGACCTCTAACGCATCTAATGACGGTAGTTTTTCTATTACCATTGTTTTTAAACAAGGTGTAGATCCGGATCAGGCTGCCGTAAATGTCCAGAACCGCGTGGCTCAGGCAAATGCGCAATTGCCGTCGGAGGTGATACGTTTGGGATTAACCACCACCAAACAACAAACAAGCTATCTGATGATTGTCAATATCAATAGCGATAAACCCGAAAAATATGACGAGGCTTTTTTGCAGAATTATGCTAATATCAATCTGATTCCGGAGCTAAAACGTATCCCCGGTGTGGGAAATGTGAGTTTGTTTGGAGCGAAAGATTATTCGGTGAGGGTTTGGATCAATCCGACAAAACTCTCGTCCTACGGGCTTGTGCCCGCAGATGTGGAGAATGCAATACAACAGTACAGCTTCGAGGCTTCTCCCGGAAGTTTGGGGCAAGAAACCGATGCCTCTCTGCAATACGTTTTGCGCTACAAAGGGAAACTGAATAAGCCCGAAGAGTTTGAAAAAATCATTCTTCGGTCTAAAAATGATGGCTCTATTCTCCGTTTGGGAGATGTGGCGCGCATCGAGTTTGGATTGTCTAATTACTCCAGCGATACGTTTACCGATGGCAAACCATCTGTGGTTTTTGCCGTGTTGCAAGCCAGTGGTTCTAATGCCAATGACATCGCTATAGAAGTCGGAAAATCATTAGAGAGCTTCCAAAAAAGTGTGCCGGATGGAATCCATTTCGAGGTCATTCAGAGTATGAAGAATCGTCTGGATGCATCCATTGCCCAAATGAAATCAACTTTGATAGAAGCCTTTATCTTAGTATTTATCGTCGTTTTGATATTCTTACAGGATTTCCGTTCTACGATTATCCCGGCAATTGCCGTTCCTGTTTCCATTATCGGGACATTCTTTTTTATCTATCTGATTGGCTTTTCGGTAAATGTTTTAACGCTTTTTGCATTGGTCCTCGCAATCGGGATTGTGGTGGATGATGCTATTGTGGTGGTAGAGGCGGTGCACGCCAAGATGGAGGAGACAGGAGACGATGCCAAGACTGCAACGGTTTCTGCGATGAGCGAAATCAGCGGGGCAATTATTTCGATTACTTTGGTAATGTCGGCGGTATTTCTCCCGGTTGGTTTTATGGAAGGTCCTGCGGGTATTTTTTACAAGCAGTTTTCTTATACCTTGGCGATTGCGATTCTAATTTCGGCAGTCAATGCACTGACTTTGAGTCCGGCTTTGTGCGCCTTGTTACTCAAAAATCATCAACATAACAATAATGGCAAACCGAAAAAATTTACCCAACGTTTTTCTGAGGCTTTTAATGCCAGTTTCGAACGTCTTACGGATAAATACATTGGTGCGGTACGCTTTTTAGGCAAAAAGAAAATAATGGCTTTGGGTGCGCTGATTGTGGTTTCGTTAGGTGCTTTCCTTCTGATGAATTCTTCCCAAAAAGGCTTTGTGCCGGAGGAAGATGATAACAATTTAACCTTTGTGGTTAATCTTCAGGCGGGTGCCAATCTTCAGTTCATCACCAAAGAAATGGAAAAGGCGACCAAAATTGTTCAATCTTTACCCGAAGTAAAAAGTGTCAGTACGGTTTCGGGATTCAGTTTGTTTAGTTCAGGATCTTCGCCCAATGCAGCAATGGGATTTATTACTCTAAAAAATCCAAAAGACAGAGGTGCCGTTTCGGATATTAATGATGTGATGCACAAAATCGAAAACCAAATGAAGGGAAAAATAAGAGGCGAGTTTTTGATTTTCAGAAATCCTGCGGTAGAAGGTTTTGGGAATGCCGGCGGTGTAGAATTTGTGCTGCAGGACAGAACTTCTGGTAATATCAACGATTTTGAAAACATCAGTAAAAAAGTTATCGAAGCCCTCAATAAAAAACCGGAAATCGGGATGGCATTTACCACATTCCGAAGTGATTTCCCACAATACGAAGTGATTCTGAACGAGGATAAAGCGCAACAATTGGGCTTAACACCAAAAGAAGTAATGGATGCCTTGCAGTTGTATCTTACCGGTTCGCAAACCACCGACTTTGTGCGTTTTGGGAGATTATACCGTGTGAATGTCCGTTCCGAAGCCGAATTTCGGAAGAACGAAGCATCGCTGGATAATATTATGATTCGCAACAATCAAAACGAGATGGTACCGATTTCTACTTTGGTTACCCTCAAAAAAGTGTTTGGTCCGCAAGGTATCAGCCGATATAATTTGTACAATAGCATCAGTATTAATGTGAATGCCGCTAATGGCGCAAGTACCGGAAAAGTAATGGCGGTTATTGATGAGGTTCTGAAAAAAGATTTGCCCAAAGGCTACAGCTACGAGTATAACGGGCTGAGTCTGCAAGAAAAGAAATCGGGCTCGCAGATGGTCTTTATTTTCGGGTTGAGTATCTTGTTTGTGTACTTTTTACTATCTGCACAATACGAGAGTTATCTGTTGCCATTGGCAGTAATGTTGTCTTTACCTACGGGGATTTTGGGTGTGTTTCTCGCCACAGGATTTGCAGGGATAGATAATAATATTTATGTACAGATCGCCTTAATTATGCTGGTAGGCTTGCTCGCCAAAAACGCCATCCTGATTGTAGAATTTGCTATCCAACAACGCAAATCCGGATTGTCGGTGTTTGAGGCTGGTCTTGCCGGTGCCAAAATGCGTTTGCGACCAATTTTGATGACGTCTTTTGCCTTTGTTGCGGGATTGGTACCGTTGATGTTCGCAACGGGCGGTACAGCAATTGGTAACAAATCTATTAGCATCAGTGCTGCCGGCGGAATGCTGAGTGGCGTGCTTTTAGGCGTTCTGATTATCCCGGTTTTGTATATGATTTTCCAAACTTTGCAAGATCGGATTTCGGGGGTGAAATAA
- a CDS encoding metallophosphoesterase family protein: protein MKKIAIISDIHGNLPALQKVLEDLESRNISDIYCLGDLVDFAPWGNEVINLMKAKNIPCLLGNHDERIAYDLPIIPLSHHSEKETANRFVAINHSKKYITDENKQWLGSLPLNLELTVPTSKVNLNVLLVHASLNSNDEYVFEKDNKEQMLQELKNRQINIVCMGHTHYSYIQKTEDIWVINVGSVGRSKEADRKATYGIITFRDEEILPEIVKVDYNINAVADAIYKSEIPDFYADFLLSLD from the coding sequence ATGAAGAAGATAGCTATTATCAGCGATATACACGGCAACCTGCCGGCGTTGCAAAAAGTACTCGAAGATCTGGAATCCCGTAATATATCCGACATTTATTGTCTTGGAGATTTGGTAGATTTTGCACCGTGGGGCAATGAGGTTATCAATCTCATGAAGGCAAAAAATATCCCTTGTCTTTTAGGAAATCATGACGAGCGGATTGCATACGATTTACCGATTATTCCATTAAGTCATCATAGCGAAAAGGAAACTGCCAATCGTTTTGTGGCAATCAATCACAGTAAAAAATACATTACAGACGAAAACAAGCAATGGCTCGGTTCATTACCGCTGAATTTAGAACTTACCGTTCCTACCTCAAAAGTGAATCTGAATGTCCTTTTGGTTCACGCTTCATTAAACAGCAATGACGAGTACGTTTTTGAAAAAGATAATAAAGAACAAATGCTTCAGGAATTGAAAAACCGACAAATAAATATCGTTTGTATGGGACATACCCATTATTCTTATATCCAGAAAACAGAGGATATTTGGGTGATAAATGTCGGTTCTGTGGGGCGTTCTAAAGAAGCCGACCGGAAGGCAACTTATGGAATCATCACCTTTCGGGATGAAGAAATTTTACCCGAAATTGTGAAAGTTGATTATAACATCAATGCCGTTGCCGATGCTATCTATAAAAGCGAAATCCCTGATTTCTATGCCGATTTTCTTTTGAGTTTGGATTGA
- a CDS encoding efflux transporter outer membrane subunit, producing the protein MKLISKNSIKIAVASVLLQSCKVTKDYQRPELNLPQSYENKAAADDASISETPSYKQFFTDAALVKLMDDVMANNPDLGTATEQILASEAMLKSIKLNYLPDINLQVNAGVQRLSKNSMMGSVAGDNVFEEYNFAVPVSWDIDFWGKLKKQREEALSNYLSLAENRRALRVQLIAQTAQAYYNLLSLDEQLRITQEVEKSMQQTLDMLKIQYSVGDVTSLAIKQSQAQLAETRALIPEIKASIKAQENVLQTLAGRYPEPVERTHTFGRMAFGSDINAGIPADVLQNRPDVKQQELVLQAASARVGIAKTDFYPSLKISGQGGLNAVKASHWFSIPASLFGNAAAGLTQPIFNRRTIKSAYEQAVHQREAAVHQFRKSVLNAVEEVSTSLSNINRIKEQLVEVNNRKTAMDKAIKDAQILYKYGEANYLEVLTVQQSYFQTELAYTMAIQKEINTYIALYKSLGGN; encoded by the coding sequence ATGAAATTAATAAGTAAAAATAGTATAAAGATCGCAGTGGCTTCAGTACTTTTGCAATCCTGTAAAGTCACCAAAGATTACCAACGCCCCGAGCTAAATCTTCCGCAAAGTTATGAAAATAAAGCTGCTGCGGATGATGCTTCGATTTCGGAAACTCCCTCTTACAAACAATTTTTTACGGATGCTGCATTGGTGAAATTGATGGATGATGTAATGGCAAATAATCCTGATCTTGGTACAGCTACAGAGCAGATTTTAGCCTCAGAAGCTATGCTGAAAAGCATCAAACTGAACTACTTGCCAGATATTAATTTGCAGGTGAATGCCGGTGTGCAAAGGCTTTCTAAAAACAGTATGATGGGATCGGTGGCCGGAGATAATGTTTTTGAGGAATACAATTTTGCAGTTCCGGTCTCTTGGGACATCGATTTTTGGGGAAAACTGAAAAAACAAAGAGAAGAAGCCTTGTCCAACTATCTTAGCCTTGCCGAAAATCGCCGTGCTTTGCGGGTTCAGCTCATTGCGCAAACTGCACAGGCTTATTATAATCTCCTGAGTCTGGATGAGCAGTTGCGTATCACACAAGAAGTGGAAAAAAGTATGCAACAAACTCTGGATATGCTCAAGATACAATACAGCGTAGGCGATGTTACGTCTTTGGCAATAAAACAATCGCAGGCACAGTTGGCAGAAACCAGAGCCTTAATTCCTGAAATAAAAGCGAGCATCAAAGCGCAGGAAAACGTTTTGCAAACGCTTGCCGGCCGCTATCCCGAGCCGGTAGAACGCACCCATACTTTTGGCAGAATGGCTTTTGGATCGGATATTAATGCGGGCATCCCGGCAGATGTGCTCCAAAACCGTCCCGATGTAAAACAGCAGGAGTTGGTTTTGCAAGCGGCTTCTGCACGAGTGGGAATAGCCAAAACCGACTTTTATCCGAGTCTTAAAATTAGCGGACAAGGTGGTCTCAATGCTGTGAAAGCCAGCCATTGGTTTTCGATTCCGGCATCATTGTTCGGAAATGCGGCGGCAGGTCTTACGCAACCTATTTTCAATAGAAGAACGATAAAATCTGCTTATGAACAGGCGGTGCATCAGCGGGAAGCTGCTGTGCATCAGTTCCGGAAATCGGTGCTGAATGCCGTAGAAGAGGTTAGTACATCATTGAGTAATATCAACCGGATCAAAGAACAACTGGTTGAGGTTAATAACCGGAAAACCGCCATGGATAAAGCGATTAAAGATGCTCAAATCCTTTATAAATACGGAGAAGCCAATTATCTGGAAGTGCTTACCGTGCAGCAAAGTTATTTCCAAACCGAATTGGCTTATACCATGGCGATTCAGAAAGAAATAAATACGTATATTGCTTTATACAAATCTTTGGGCGGTAATTAA
- a CDS encoding sensor histidine kinase, translating to MNNHDTIWKNSFWKFFFHWSGVLVSLALANFIQFLLNPQSSWWDFYKQAKWTEIGATILGGIAMYGILFWIIRLLSEGAEKWKLVKNNMVIHFLITTLVVIGCMFLLLYLENVVYEWIWPEPSETSQEIELGIKQYLVVNIVVAAFVNSFYNSYFFFEKWKAKVIESNKLEIHAHQLKENALQSELEILKLQLDPHFLFNNFSILTQLIETDKEAAHAFLSNLSRVYRYILTTAKKDMVSLDEELKFVEMYFHLIKIRHRESIHLEINVKDGDKGKGIPPVTLQLLIENAIKHNISTLKQPLTIFIESDENCVITVKNNLQRINIDYKSTGMGLKNIRERYQLLQGKMPEVITKSDQFEVKLPLLML from the coding sequence ATGAACAATCACGATACCATCTGGAAAAACTCTTTTTGGAAATTTTTTTTCCACTGGAGTGGCGTGTTGGTTTCTTTGGCATTGGCAAACTTTATCCAGTTTCTTCTTAATCCGCAAAGCAGTTGGTGGGATTTTTACAAACAAGCAAAATGGACGGAGATTGGTGCCACCATTTTGGGCGGCATTGCAATGTATGGCATTTTGTTCTGGATTATCCGACTGCTTTCTGAAGGTGCCGAAAAATGGAAGCTGGTAAAAAACAATATGGTGATTCATTTTCTGATCACCACATTGGTGGTAATTGGCTGTATGTTCTTGTTACTGTATCTGGAAAATGTGGTGTACGAATGGATTTGGCCCGAGCCTTCTGAAACAAGTCAGGAAATTGAGTTGGGAATAAAACAATATTTGGTGGTGAACATTGTGGTAGCCGCGTTTGTAAACAGTTTTTATAATTCTTATTTCTTTTTCGAAAAATGGAAAGCCAAAGTAATCGAAAGTAATAAGCTGGAAATACACGCCCATCAGCTCAAAGAAAATGCCTTACAGTCGGAGTTGGAGATTCTCAAATTGCAGTTAGATCCGCATTTTCTCTTCAATAATTTCAGTATTTTAACGCAACTGATTGAGACCGATAAAGAAGCAGCTCATGCATTTTTGTCTAATCTTTCCCGTGTTTATCGCTATATTTTGACCACGGCAAAAAAGGATATGGTTTCTCTGGATGAAGAATTAAAGTTTGTAGAAATGTATTTTCATCTCATCAAAATTCGTCACAGAGAAAGTATCCATTTAGAGATAAATGTGAAAGATGGCGACAAGGGCAAAGGCATCCCGCCGGTTACTTTGCAACTGTTGATTGAGAATGCCATTAAGCATAATATCTCGACACTTAAGCAGCCACTCACGATTTTTATCGAAAGTGATGAAAATTGTGTCATCACGGTAAAAAATAATCTGCAACGTATCAATATCGATTATAAAAGTACCGGAATGGGACTCAAAAACATCCGGGAAAGATACCAATTGCTGCAAGGGAAAATGCCTGAAGTTATAACCAAATCTGACCAGTTTGAAGTTAAATTACCTTTATTAATGCTGTAA
- a CDS encoding LytR/AlgR family response regulator transcription factor: MKYLIVEDELHNAELLKSSVEKYDDTAELLAVLPSIEESVEWLSSHSAPDVIFMDVRLADGLSFEIFKQTKVQSPVIFTTAYDEYALQAFKVYGSAYLLKPIVKEELEEAMEKVTRIKPQFSEDDLGALMEMFRTHQKKYKSRFLLHFRETYKMVQVEDIDYAYLEHKNVYFRLLDGSSVAVPYNLEELEEQLDPQFFFRVNRQYILSINSIDSIHKYFNEKSKIILKRDREAEVIVSRIKMPQFKLWLDR, encoded by the coding sequence ATGAAATATCTTATTGTAGAAGACGAATTGCATAACGCCGAATTGCTGAAAAGCAGTGTCGAAAAGTACGATGATACGGCAGAACTGCTCGCTGTTTTACCAAGTATCGAAGAAAGCGTGGAGTGGCTGAGCAGCCATTCTGCACCGGATGTTATCTTTATGGATGTCCGGTTGGCAGACGGTTTGTCGTTTGAGATTTTTAAGCAAACCAAAGTGCAGTCACCGGTGATTTTTACCACGGCTTATGACGAGTATGCCTTGCAGGCTTTTAAGGTGTACGGTTCTGCATATCTTCTAAAACCGATTGTTAAAGAAGAACTGGAAGAAGCAATGGAGAAAGTAACGCGCATAAAACCACAATTTTCCGAAGACGATTTGGGCGCATTGATGGAGATGTTCCGCACGCATCAAAAAAAATACAAAAGCCGGTTTTTACTGCACTTTCGGGAGACTTACAAAATGGTGCAGGTAGAGGATATTGATTATGCTTATCTTGAGCATAAGAATGTCTATTTCCGATTGTTAGATGGCTCTTCAGTTGCCGTGCCGTATAATTTGGAAGAGCTGGAAGAACAGCTGGATCCGCAGTTTTTTTTCCGTGTCAATCGGCAGTATATTCTGAGCATCAACAGTATCGATAGTATTCATAAATATTTTAATGAGAAATCAAAAATCATTCTGAAACGTGACCGCGAAGCAGAAGTAATCGTCAGCCGAATCAAAATGCCGCAATTCAAGTTGTGGTTAGATCGGTAA
- a CDS encoding GNAT family N-acetyltransferase, with the protein MEFFRTERLIIRRFEKEDAPDLFDYFEEPRVNCFMDEKLSDLGEALAETEKKSWDSSQFAVCLKENGSLIGNLFAYPERDSDTYGVGWNFNSKFGGQGFASEAAKGLFDYLFEEKNTRRIYCYVEEDNLPSQKLCKRLGMRQEGLFLDYVSFVKNDDGSLRYENTMQLAILKREWERK; encoded by the coding sequence ATGGAATTTTTTAGAACAGAACGCTTAATCATTCGCCGATTCGAAAAAGAAGATGCACCCGATTTGTTTGATTATTTTGAAGAGCCGAGAGTCAATTGTTTTATGGACGAAAAGTTATCGGACCTCGGCGAAGCACTTGCCGAAACCGAAAAAAAGAGTTGGGATTCCTCGCAATTTGCAGTTTGTTTAAAAGAAAACGGAAGTCTCATCGGAAACTTGTTTGCATACCCCGAACGGGATAGCGATACTTATGGCGTAGGGTGGAATTTCAATTCCAAATTCGGAGGTCAGGGTTTTGCCAGCGAGGCTGCCAAAGGCTTATTCGATTATTTATTTGAGGAAAAAAATACCCGCAGAATCTATTGCTACGTAGAAGAGGATAATTTGCCTTCCCAAAAATTATGCAAACGCCTCGGCATGCGTCAGGAAGGGCTGTTTCTGGATTATGTTTCGTTCGTGAAAAATGATGATGGCAGTTTGCGGTACGAAAATACCATGCAATTGGCTATTTTGAAACGGGAATGGGAGAGGAAATAG